The nucleotide sequence CGGTCTGTTCGCTGGAGGCGCTCCAGCGGCTGCACACGTTGTTGACGTCGCTTCGGTGGTGGCAGGAAGTCTGTGTTGCCGCGTCGGAGACGTTGTCCCAGGTTATGTGGAATTTGAATAGCGCCTCCGGGATCCTTTTTTCAACCGGTAGCGAGTACAGGCTCGCTCATGGCCACTTCGGCTCCGATGGCTCGGCGCAGAGCGGCCTGAAGCATGGGGATCAGGCGGTAGCCGCGAATCCGCCGAAAGCGGGATTCAGCCGCCAGAAGCCCTATCCCCACCCACCGCTCGGCGTGCTGACCAGAACGCCAGCGCTTCACCCGCCCCGCCTTGGCGCGCACCACCGACAGCGCCGACTCCACCGTGTTGGTGGAGGCCAGCGACAGCCGCAGCAGGCCCGGGATGCCCAGCCGGTGCAGCGTCAGGGTTTCGTCCAACCCCTCCCGCAGGCTGTCCGCTGCCCCCGGGTGCTCCACCTCGAGCCGGTCGGCCAGGCGCTCCAGGGCCTCCCTGGCGACGCTGTAGTCCGGCTCCCCGTAGGCCTGGTCCAGCTTGCGGGCCACCCAGGCCTTCGCCGACTCCGGCAGGTGGTCCAGCACGTTCGCCTTCTTATGGACCTGACACCGCTGGACGAGGGCCTGCTTTCCGAAGACGGCTCGGACGGCGGCCCGCAAGGCCTTGGCCCCGTCCATCACCACCAACAGCCCCTGATCGGAGGACAGACCCCGCTCAACCAGGTCTTGCAGCAGTCCCTTGACCACCGCTTCGTTTTCCGTCGCCCCTTCCCGCAAGCCCAACAGCCGCTTGCGCCCGTCGGCATCGATGCCCAAGGCCACCACCACCGAGGAGTCGCCCACCCGCACCCCATCGACGACCAAGGCGACGATGGACCCCTGATCGAGCCGCTGGGTCAGGCGCTCCTCCAGCAGCCGACCCATGGTCTGGGTGAAGCGGGCACTGATCCGGCTTCGGGAGACCCCCTTACCCGGGAGCGCGTCGGTCCCGTCCAGCGTCTCCCGATAGCCCCGGGTCGACACCCCGTGGAGCAGCCGGGCCACCACCGCTTCGGTCAGGCTGTCCTCCTGCTGGGCCCACAGGTAGGTGTCGAGCACCACCTCCTGGCGGTCTTTGGAGCGGGCCCGAGGACGCTGGACGCTCACCTTGCGGCCCAGCACCACCACCCAGCCCTTTGCCTGGCCATGGCGGTAGGCGGGACGCTCCCGGCGATGCCGCCCCTTGGGTCCGACCCGCTCGGCCAGCTCGGCTTCCATCATCTCCCCGAGGGCCGCAACAGCCAGCTGCAGCACCAGCGCCGTCAGGCCCCCCTTCACCTGCTCCCCCAGCCGGCGCAGGGGAAGCTGGATGCTTTCGGGCAAAAACGGTACCTTTCGAGCCTTCCGGCGGTCGACCTTCTGAACCTTCCCATTCGGGCTGACCACGTGATATGCTGGCATCGGCGGCTCCTCCCATCCGCTGGGTTTTGCCAGCCCCTCTTCTACCACAGGGGCCCCGGAGCCGCCACTTCATTTTCCACAAACCTCGGGACAATCTCGCGTCGGAAGGTGGCGCCCGGCAAGGAGGATCGACAGATGTCGGGCCCCGCTCGGCAACAGCCTCTCCCGTTCGAGGACCATCGGGTATGGGATCAACTTCCTCCTCCGGTGCGGGAACGCGTGGTCGAACTGGTCGCAGAGCTTCTGGTGGCCTTCCCGCTTTGCCCGGCTCCGGGCCTCGAGGAGGTGAGCTCCCATGACGGCCCCGTCCAAGCTGACCCCTGAGCACCTCGCCCGGCGCGCGGTGGTCTACGTCCGCCAGTCCACCCTGGAGCAGGTACGCTTCCACCGCGAAAGCCAACGCCGCCAGTACGAGCTGGCCGAGCGGGCTCGGGCTATGGGGTTTAGGGACGTGGAGGTGATCGACGAGGACCTCGGCCGCTCCGGTACCACCGCAGCAGGGCGTCCCGGTTTCCAAAGGTTGGTGGCCGCGGTCTGTTTGCGGGAGGTGGGTGCGGTCTTCAGCCTGGAAGCGTCACGGCTGGCCCGTAACAACCGGGACTGGTACCACCTCGTGGATCTGTGCGGGCTCACCGGAACCCTCCTGGTCGACCTGGACGGGGTCTATGACCCCCGGCTTCTCAACGACCGCCTGCTGCTCGGGTTGAAGGGCACCATGAGCGAGTTTGAGCTCGCCCTCTTTCGGCAGCGGGCGTTGGCGGCCTTGCAGGCCATGGCCGAGCGGGGGGAGCTTCTCACCACGGTCCCCGTTGGCTACGTGCGGACGGCAGACAATCGGTGCGAAAAGGACCCGGACCGGCGGGTCCAGCACGCCATCGCGCTGGTCTTTACGAAGTTCCAGGAGTACGGGAGCATCCGCCAGGTCTTGTTGTGGTTCCGGCAGGAGGGGCTGCCGCTCCCAAGGAAACGCTTCGGCCCGGAGGGATGGATCACCGAGTGGGTGTTGCCGATCTATCACACGCTGCACCACATCCTGACCAACCCCACGTACGCAGGGGCGTATGCGTTCGGCCGCACGGCGACCCACACTCAAGTAGTCCAAGGGGACGCCGTGAGACAGCGCAGCCGGCGGTTACGGGCTGAAGAGTGGGCGGTGCTCATTCGGGACCATCATGAGGGGTACATCTCCTGGGAGGCGTTTGAGCGGAACCAGGCCATGATCGAACAAAACGCCGCCCGTTATGGAGCCCGCGTCCGAGGCCCCGCCCGGGAGGGGTCGAGCCTCCTGGCGGGGTTGTTGCGTTGCGGGCGCTGCGGGCGCAAGCTGCAGGTCACCTACTCCGGTACGCGTGGCAACGTGCCGCGCTACCACTGCCGGGGTGCTGCTATCAACCATGGTACGGATTGGTGCATCTCGTTCGGCGGCCTCGCGGTCGATCGGGGCATGGAGCAGGCGATCCTTCGGGTCCTCGAGCCGGCTGCTCTGGAGGCGGCCGTACGGGCAGAGGCTCACCAGGAAGCAGCCCGGAAGGCCCGCCGCCAGGCGCTGGAGCTGGCGTTGCAGCAGGCTGAGTACGAGGCGCAGCGGGTGCAGCGGCAGTACGACGCCGTGGAGCCGGAAAACCGCCTCGTCGCTGCCGAGCTGGAGCGGCGATGGAACGAGGCACTGGCCAGGGTCGATGCGTTACGCCGCCAAGTCGAGGTGGCCCGATACGAGGAAGGGAAGACTGCGGACAACGGGATCGCCGAGAAGCTGGCTTCGCTGGCTCAGGACCTCCCGCGGGTATGGGCCGATCCTCGCTGCGATGCGCGGTTGAAGAAGCGGATTGTCCGGACCCTCGTCGAGGAAATCGTGGCCGACGTGGACGCGCAGCGCAGTGTGGTCCGCCTCGTCGTTCACTGGGCCGGAGGGGCCCACAGTGAACTGGAGGTGCGCAAACCCCGAACCGGGCAGCATCGGTACCGAACCGATCAGCATGTCGTCGAACTGGTACGGCAACTGGCGTGGGTGATACCCGACCGGCAGATCGCGCGCGTCCTCAACCTCCTCGGCCACCGAACAGGGCACGGCAATACCTGGACCCAGGCCCGGGTGACGTCCTTGCGGGACAGCCATGGCATCCCGTGCTTCGATCCCAAGCACCGCGAGGGATGGGTAACGCTGACGCAGGCGGCCCAGGCGCTGGGCGTCAGCCCCATGTCCGTGCGCCGCTTGCTGGCCAGCGGCGCCTTGAAAGGCCAGCAGGTGGTGTCGTACGCACCCTGGCTGATCCGACGGGACGAGTTGCAACGCGCCGAGGTGAAGGAGGCGATCCAGGCCATCCGAAAGCGGAGGCGAGCTCCGCTACCTGAGCATCCGACCCAGCAGACCCTTGATTTGACGCGGAAATAGCGAGGTGGGCATTATGTCGCGGGATCGGGGGGTCCGAGAAGGACGAGCGACTCATGCGCCTCCACGAACTGCAGCGTGGCCAGGTCCCGGATGGTCTGGGCGCTCACCGACGTCTGGAAGGAGAAGTCGAAGCTGTCCAGCGTGCGCAGCATGGGAAAGCGGGCCGCCTTCAGGCGCTTGTCCCGCTGGGTGGCCTCTCGGGCCTCGACCTCGGCGTCGACCAGGTAGCCCAGGAAGTCGAGGTACGAGGGCTCTTCCTGCAACGCCAGCTCGCTGACCGCGTCCAGCATCTCCCGGATGCGGCGCAGCTTCAAGCGCTTGAGGCCCTGCTCGAGGCGGGCCCGGTCGGCGGGCGCGATGGTGCGAATCATCGGGCCACCTCCTGGTAATAGGTCAAGTCCCGGCGCTCCACCTCGACCCGATAAGGCAGGACGACGTGGCCCTGGGCCGCTGGCTTGGCCGGCTGCGGCAGGCTCGCGGGCGTCTTCTGCAGCCGCTCGACCAGGCGCTTGAGGATGCCGTAGCCGTACGCCTCGAAGTGAATGGCCCGCTGCATGGCCTGCTCCAGCACGTCGGAGGGGCAGCTTTCGGCCAGCGTCACGATGCGCTCCATCTGCTCCCGCAAATGCCCGCTCCAGGAGCGGCTGAGACCCTCCAGGTACGTGCGGGCACTGGGGGCCAAGGCCTCAAAGCGGGCCTGAAGGGGATGGGCCGGTTGACGACGGGTTTGGTGCTGCGGGTCATGGTCGTCCCGAATCATGACGCGACCCCGTCCGGGGACGAGATCGATCCGGTCGACCACCTGGCCGTCCTCCAGGATCTCGATGTGGTCCTCGAATCGCCGGTAGCTCACGGGCCGGCGGGCAAAGCGGGCCGGCACCGAGTACCGGTTTCCCTCGATGGAGATGAGGTTGGTGCGGGTGGCTTTCCGCTGCTCCAGGATGCCCTGCGGGGCGCTCACCTCCAGCGGCTTGAGGTGGGGCGCCTCCTGCGCCAGCCGATCCCACGGCACCGCTCCGGTCGTGGCGTGTACGCGGGCGTTGGCCACCTCGTCCATCCAGGCCCGGACCTGGCGGTTGAGGTCGGCCAGATCCGTGAACTCCCGGCCGTAGAAAAAGCCCCGGCGCACGTACTTGACCATGGACTCGACTTTGCCCTTCGACTCGGGGTCGTGGCCCCAGCAGGCCCTCGGCGCAAAGCCGTACAGGGCCGCCAGCTGCAAGAGTTCCCGCTGGTAGCGGACGACCCCGCCGACCCGTTCCGCCACCACGGTCTTCGCGTTATCGAAGAGCAGGGTGCGAGGCACCCCGCCGATGTACTGGAAGGCCCGGTGCAAACACCCCGCCAGCGTGGCCATGGACAGCGACGTGATGAACTCCACGTCGATCACCCGCGACCACGCCAGCGTCAGGATGAAGGCGTACAGCCGCACCCGAGCCCCCTCGACCACGAGGGTTCCGAAGTGGCCCCAGTCCACCTGGGCCTGCTCGCCGGGCAGCGTCTCGATGGGCTTGTACTCCCGGACTGGGTGCGGCCGGATCGCAGCCACGAACCGGCGCACCGTACGGCGGGACCCCGTATAGCCCTGCTGGCGGATCTCTTGGTAGAGCCGTTCCGCCGTCAGCTCGGGCCAACGGGCCAGCCGGGCCGTGATATACTCGGCGTAGCGGTCGATCTTGCGGGCCCGCTGGCGGTAGCGGGGAGGCTCCGCGGGGAGCGCGGGACCTTGCCAGTACTTGGCCACGCTGTCCCGGTGGATGCCGAGGCGTTCGGCCACCTGAACCTTCTTGAACCCTTCGTCACGCAAGTGCCGCAACGGGATCACCAACTCCTGTCCAACCAGGTTTGCTCGCTCCTTCGCCGGATCCGTCTGGGTGGTGCCCCAGCGGAGCCGATACGGGGGAGCGGGCATTTCCCCTACCTGGCCGGATGTGCGGCTTTTTTGTGGCCATTCATGCCGGTTTTTCGTGGCCACTTATGCCGATTTTAACGTGGCCACGGACAGGCGTTCTGCAGGAACTCCATCAGGAAGTGCCCGGTCTGAGGAAACATCATGGTCACGCGCTCGATCGCCCCCGCCAGCGCATCCTTCAGATCATCGGACCCTTCCTGCCTGGCGCGTGCAAGGCGCTCGATGTGCCGTCGGGCCGCCTCTTCCAAGCCATCCGCCACGGCGCTTCTACACCCCCTTCCGCGGATGCGGCCCGTGCTCCGGCTGGCGTTGTACACCCTGTAGTGACACTTCAAACGCACAAAGGGCGACATGACGGGATCCGAAAGGGTTGAGGTGGACAAAGCGGTTGTATCTACGCCGTTTTTCGGGTGTGCGTCACAATCTTCCGGTAGTGGGGCGGCCGCTCGACTTGCAAGGCCCGCAACAGCGCCTTCTGCTCCTCCGTGAGAGGGCGGACCTGCCAGACCTCGCCGTGGGCGGTGACGTGGCGACCCACGTCGATGGGGGCGACGAGGTCCCACATCTGGCGCCAGGTCTGGCCCGTCTCGTTTTCGGCCACCCGGATCATGAGCAGGGCCAGCCAGCACAATAGCACGTGGGACCGGATGCGGTCGTCCAGGCGGTGGTACATGGGCCGGTCGTCCACCGTGTGCTTCAGGTCCCGGTGCACCCGCTCCACCTGCCAGAGCTGCTTGTAGCCGTACACCACGTCTTCGGCGGGCAAAACGTCGTCGGAGCTGCTAATCAGGAACTTCCCATCGAGGGAGGCTTCCCGGCGGACTTTCCCCTCGTCGATGACGAGACGCCCGCCGGCCCTGCGCGCGGTTTACGAGCGGCTGCGGGCGAAGAAGGGCCATCAGGTGGCGGTGGTGGCCCTGGCCGCCAAGCTGGCTCGGATCGCCTCGGCCATATGACGGACGGGGCGGGTGTTTACCGGCATCCGTCCCGAATTCTATACTGCCAAGCTTTCCCTGCTCGATAGCCACGCAGCCCCCCATGCCACGGCCTATGTGCTCAGGTGGCTGGGCGAACGGGTCGATCAAATCCTTGACCGCAGCCCTTATGCGATCAAGCAGGCTCGGAAAGGAGCCCAACTGAAGGCCGCTGCTTGAGGAAAGCCCTTGACAGGGGATCATGGGTGTACAACGGCAGTCAGGGTTAACTGGACCTGCCCAACTCCGCATTCTCAGACTCCTTTGTTTGTGATTGCTTCCAATCCGCTATCATGGCTTCCACTGCTTGCTCCATCTCCTCCTGCAAGCCACTACGAAACCTGCGATAAATCGCGTCGAACACCGGAGGGCTTCCCTTTCGATGTTCAAAGATCTCGTCTTGTAGCATGCGGGACTTGGACTCAAGTTCTGAGGATGCTGCTCCGCGGAGGGCCTCCTCCCATAGGTGGTCGGCCTGCGTCTTGAGCCGACCTATTCGCTCCGCTGCTCCCTTGTGAGCCAAGTACTGCTCCCCGCCAAGCATCAACGCTGGCAGCAATGGCGCTACAACATGAAGAATTAACTGTTCCACTGTCAACTTGCGTGCGATGCTCACAAGGAGCACGACAACGCCTCCCGCAAACAATATTCCAAGGATATAATTGGCGTAACGTCGCCTCTGCTCAGAATCCCAACGACAGTTCGCCCGCTGGCACATGAGTCTTGCGATGTGCAGAGGTACAACCCTTACGGAGGTCGGGTACCACGGTACAAGCTTCTCGTAGGAGGGATCTCGGTATCTCCGCTCGTACCGTGCTGCGTGCCTCGTAATAACCTCGGGGTCCACTTTGCGACCCACCTTCACTTCGTTCCACAGCATACGCAGTACCTCGCAGTCGAACATTTCCTCGATTGTGGCTGCTTCGACGGCCAATGCCTCTTGCCACCTGGCGAAGATAAACCGATCAAGGAGTGAGAGCAATATGAAACCTCCGACGGCGTAACTGCTGAGCTCCGGAGTGGCGATCGCGTATAACGACCCTGCTATCACCAGAGCTGCTCGCAGAGTCAGCACTAGCTTCGCT is from Limnochorda sp. L945t and encodes:
- the istA gene encoding IS21 family transposase, with amino-acid sequence MRHLRDEGFKKVQVAERLGIHRDSVAKYWQGPALPAEPPRYRQRARKIDRYAEYITARLARWPELTAERLYQEIRQQGYTGSRRTVRRFVAAIRPHPVREYKPIETLPGEQAQVDWGHFGTLVVEGARVRLYAFILTLAWSRVIDVEFITSLSMATLAGCLHRAFQYIGGVPRTLLFDNAKTVVAERVGGVVRYQRELLQLAALYGFAPRACWGHDPESKGKVESMVKYVRRGFFYGREFTDLADLNRQVRAWMDEVANARVHATTGAVPWDRLAQEAPHLKPLEVSAPQGILEQRKATRTNLISIEGNRYSVPARFARRPVSYRRFEDHIEILEDGQVVDRIDLVPGRGRVMIRDDHDPQHQTRRQPAHPLQARFEALAPSARTYLEGLSRSWSGHLREQMERIVTLAESCPSDVLEQAMQRAIHFEAYGYGILKRLVERLQKTPASLPQPAKPAAQGHVVLPYRVEVERRDLTYYQEVAR
- a CDS encoding ATP-binding protein, translated to MIRTIAPADRARLEQGLKRLKLRRIREMLDAVSELALQEEPSYLDFLGYLVDAEVEAREATQRDKRLKAARFPMLRTLDSFDFSFQTSVSAQTIRDLATLQFVEAHESLVLLGPPDPAT
- a CDS encoding IS1634 family transposase, whose translation is MDEGKVRREASLDGKFLISSSDDVLPAEDVVYGYKQLWQVERVHRDLKHTVDDRPMYHRLDDRIRSHVLLCWLALLMIRVAENETGQTWRQMWDLVAPIDVGRHVTAHGEVWQVRPLTEEQKALLRALQVERPPHYRKIVTHTRKTA
- a CDS encoding IS256 family transposase, with the translated sequence MPAYHVVSPNGKVQKVDRRKARKVPFLPESIQLPLRRLGEQVKGGLTALVLQLAVAALGEMMEAELAERVGPKGRHRRERPAYRHGQAKGWVVVLGRKVSVQRPRARSKDRQEVVLDTYLWAQQEDSLTEAVVARLLHGVSTRGYRETLDGTDALPGKGVSRSRISARFTQTMGRLLEERLTQRLDQGSIVALVVDGVRVGDSSVVVALGIDADGRKRLLGLREGATENEAVVKGLLQDLVERGLSSDQGLLVVMDGAKALRAAVRAVFGKQALVQRCQVHKKANVLDHLPESAKAWVARKLDQAYGEPDYSVAREALERLADRLEVEHPGAADSLREGLDETLTLHRLGIPGLLRLSLASTNTVESALSVVRAKAGRVKRWRSGQHAERWVGIGLLAAESRFRRIRGYRLIPMLQAALRRAIGAEVAMSEPVLATG
- a CDS encoding S-4TM family putative pore-forming effector, with amino-acid sequence MNNDIPNIQASPWQLRCLAAQRELYGEAKLVLTLRAALVIAGSLYAIATPELSSYAVGGFILLSLLDRFIFARWQEALAVEAATIEEMFDCEVLRMLWNEVKVGRKVDPEVITRHAARYERRYRDPSYEKLVPWYPTSVRVVPLHIARLMCQRANCRWDSEQRRRYANYILGILFAGGVVVLLVSIARKLTVEQLILHVVAPLLPALMLGGEQYLAHKGAAERIGRLKTQADHLWEEALRGAASSELESKSRMLQDEIFEHRKGSPPVFDAIYRRFRSGLQEEMEQAVEAMIADWKQSQTKESENAELGRSS
- a CDS encoding recombinase family protein, coding for MTAPSKLTPEHLARRAVVYVRQSTLEQVRFHRESQRRQYELAERARAMGFRDVEVIDEDLGRSGTTAAGRPGFQRLVAAVCLREVGAVFSLEASRLARNNRDWYHLVDLCGLTGTLLVDLDGVYDPRLLNDRLLLGLKGTMSEFELALFRQRALAALQAMAERGELLTTVPVGYVRTADNRCEKDPDRRVQHAIALVFTKFQEYGSIRQVLLWFRQEGLPLPRKRFGPEGWITEWVLPIYHTLHHILTNPTYAGAYAFGRTATHTQVVQGDAVRQRSRRLRAEEWAVLIRDHHEGYISWEAFERNQAMIEQNAARYGARVRGPAREGSSLLAGLLRCGRCGRKLQVTYSGTRGNVPRYHCRGAAINHGTDWCISFGGLAVDRGMEQAILRVLEPAALEAAVRAEAHQEAARKARRQALELALQQAEYEAQRVQRQYDAVEPENRLVAAELERRWNEALARVDALRRQVEVARYEEGKTADNGIAEKLASLAQDLPRVWADPRCDARLKKRIVRTLVEEIVADVDAQRSVVRLVVHWAGGAHSELEVRKPRTGQHRYRTDQHVVELVRQLAWVIPDRQIARVLNLLGHRTGHGNTWTQARVTSLRDSHGIPCFDPKHREGWVTLTQAAQALGVSPMSVRRLLASGALKGQQVVSYAPWLIRRDELQRAEVKEAIQAIRKRRRAPLPEHPTQQTLDLTRK